One Mycolicibacterium parafortuitum DNA segment encodes these proteins:
- a CDS encoding DUF732 domain-containing protein yields MQHGSRSAIAGLAGLSALVALPAAWLTGCSSDMMAGMGSEVETAPPHAQSSIQAPGPGNPGAKSNALVVTPNQQEYLDALSAAGVTPSSELSALSIGSYVCQARAAGQPDQAVWDFVAPLVRNDLRGAEESDGARADSPSADDTDAATADYIRIATERLCQ; encoded by the coding sequence GTGCAACACGGCTCACGCTCGGCGATCGCGGGATTGGCAGGACTGTCCGCGCTCGTCGCTCTCCCCGCTGCGTGGCTGACCGGTTGTTCGAGCGACATGATGGCCGGCATGGGCTCGGAGGTCGAGACAGCGCCCCCGCACGCGCAGTCCAGCATCCAGGCGCCGGGCCCCGGTAACCCCGGCGCGAAGTCCAACGCTCTGGTCGTCACCCCGAATCAGCAGGAGTATCTCGACGCGCTGTCCGCGGCGGGTGTGACGCCGTCGAGCGAGCTGTCGGCGCTGAGCATCGGCTCCTACGTGTGCCAGGCCCGCGCGGCCGGCCAACCCGACCAGGCGGTGTGGGATTTCGTCGCACCGCTGGTCCGCAACGACCTCCGCGGCGCCGAGGAGTCCGACGGCGCGCGCGCCGACTCCCCGTCGGCGGATGACACCGACGCCGCGACGGCCGACTACATTCGGATCGCGACCGAACGACTCTGTCAGTAG
- a CDS encoding alpha/beta hydrolase-fold protein, with amino-acid sequence MRGMFRAVAAAAMAALLWSGAVAPFTPSTPVARAQGVEMLMVPSAAMGRAIPVAFQGGGPHAVVLLDAFNAAPDVSNWVTAGNAMNTLSGLGISVVAPAGGAWSMYTNWEQDGSKQWETFLADELPNWLAANKGLAPGGHGIVGAAQGGTGAMTMAAFHPDRYRFAGSLSGFLTPSATAMNGAITAGLARFGGVDTRTMWGLPQLGRWKWHDPDVHVQLLANNNTRLWVFSPATTTCTDVPAMIGYCDQAQGSNRTFYQHYRGVGGGNGHFDFPTSGNHDWGSWSGQLAAMSGELVATIA; translated from the coding sequence ATGCGCGGGATGTTTCGAGCGGTAGCCGCCGCGGCGATGGCCGCGCTGCTGTGGTCAGGTGCGGTGGCACCGTTCACGCCGTCCACTCCGGTGGCCCGGGCCCAGGGCGTCGAGATGCTGATGGTGCCGTCGGCGGCGATGGGCCGCGCGATCCCGGTCGCGTTCCAGGGCGGCGGCCCGCACGCGGTCGTCCTGCTCGACGCGTTCAACGCCGCACCCGACGTCAGTAACTGGGTGACCGCCGGCAACGCGATGAACACGCTGTCCGGTCTGGGTATCTCGGTCGTCGCGCCCGCGGGCGGCGCCTGGTCCATGTACACCAACTGGGAGCAGGACGGCAGCAAGCAGTGGGAGACGTTCCTGGCCGACGAGCTGCCGAACTGGCTGGCCGCCAACAAGGGCCTGGCGCCCGGCGGGCACGGGATCGTCGGTGCGGCCCAGGGCGGCACCGGCGCGATGACGATGGCCGCGTTCCACCCCGACCGGTACCGCTTCGCCGGCTCGCTGTCGGGCTTCCTGACCCCGTCGGCGACGGCGATGAACGGTGCGATCACCGCGGGTCTGGCCCGGTTCGGCGGTGTCGACACCCGCACCATGTGGGGATTGCCACAGCTGGGCCGGTGGAAGTGGCACGACCCGGACGTGCACGTCCAGCTGCTGGCCAACAACAACACCCGGCTGTGGGTGTTCAGCCCGGCGACCACCACCTGCACCGATGTACCCGCGATGATCGGGTACTGCGACCAGGCACAAGGCAGCAACCGCACCTTCTACCAGCACTACCGTGGGGTCGGTGGCGGTAACGGTCATTTCGACTTCCCGACCTCGGGAAATCACGACTGGGGGAGCTGGAGCGGACAGCTCGCGGCCATGTCCGGCGAACTCGTCGCGACCATCGCCTGA
- a CDS encoding esterase family protein, with protein sequence MKFVGRLRAAARRLTVVAAAAVVLPGLISAVGGSATAGAFSRPGLPVEYLMVPSAGMGRDIKVQFQSGGPNAPGVYLLDGLRAQDDFNGWDINTQAFEWYLDSGLAVIMPVGGQSSFYTDWYSPACGKAGCQTYKWETFLTQELPAYLAANHGVDPNRNAAVGLSMAGSAALTLAIYHPQQFQYAASLSGYLNPSEGWWPFLINISMGDAGGYKANDMWGRTEDESSAWKRNDPMVNIGKLVANNTRIWVFCGNGKPAEVNGSVAGDNLPAKFLESLTLRTNKTFQEEYMAAGGKNGVFNFPAGGTHDWPYWGQQLQQMKPDIQRVLGAVPQPSAPVGAAVPAETAATGG encoded by the coding sequence ATGAAGTTCGTTGGGAGGCTGCGTGCCGCAGCCCGCCGATTGACGGTGGTCGCTGCTGCGGCTGTCGTGCTGCCCGGCCTGATCAGCGCGGTGGGCGGCTCGGCGACTGCCGGCGCGTTCTCGCGTCCGGGCCTGCCGGTCGAGTACCTGATGGTGCCTTCGGCCGGGATGGGCCGTGACATCAAGGTCCAGTTCCAGAGCGGCGGGCCGAACGCCCCCGGTGTCTACCTGCTCGACGGTCTGCGCGCCCAGGACGACTTCAACGGCTGGGACATCAACACCCAGGCGTTCGAGTGGTACCTCGACTCCGGTCTCGCGGTGATCATGCCCGTCGGCGGCCAGTCCAGCTTCTACACCGACTGGTACAGCCCGGCCTGCGGCAAGGCCGGCTGCCAGACCTACAAGTGGGAGACGTTCCTGACCCAGGAACTGCCGGCCTACCTCGCCGCCAACCACGGTGTGGACCCGAACCGCAACGCGGCCGTCGGTCTGTCCATGGCCGGTTCGGCGGCGCTGACGCTGGCGATCTACCACCCGCAGCAGTTCCAGTACGCGGCGTCGCTGTCGGGCTACCTGAACCCGTCCGAGGGCTGGTGGCCGTTCCTGATCAACATCTCGATGGGTGACGCGGGCGGCTACAAGGCCAACGACATGTGGGGTCGCACCGAGGACGAGAGCAGCGCCTGGAAGCGCAACGACCCGATGGTCAACATCGGCAAGCTGGTCGCCAACAACACCCGCATCTGGGTGTTCTGCGGCAACGGCAAGCCCGCCGAGGTCAACGGCAGCGTGGCGGGTGACAACCTGCCCGCGAAATTCCTGGAGAGCCTCACGCTGCGGACCAACAAGACCTTCCAGGAGGAGTACATGGCCGCGGGCGGTAAGAACGGCGTGTTCAACTTCCCGGCCGGCGGTACGCACGACTGGCCGTACTGGGGTCAGCAGCTGCAGCAGATGAAGCCCGACATCCAGCGGGTGCTCGGCGCTGTGCCGCAGCCGTCGGCTCCGGTCGGCGCCGCGGTTCCGGCCGAGACCGCCGCAACGGGCGGCTGA